One stretch of Streptomyces sp. NBC_00443 DNA includes these proteins:
- the gnd gene encoding phosphogluconate dehydrogenase (NAD(+)-dependent, decarboxylating): protein MQIGLVGLGKMGGNMRERLRNAGHTVVGYDTNPELSDVASLADLVDQLDAPRTVWVMVPAGHVTQLVIDQLGSLLKPYDTVVDGGNSRWTDDEKHAKELGAHGIGFVDAGVSGGVWGLKNGYALMVGGEKEYVDRLKPVFEALKPEGPYGYVHAGKVGAGHFAKMVHNGIEYAMMQAYAEGWELLEKVESVDNVREVFRSWQDGTVIRSWLLDLAVNALDEDEHLEKLKGFAQDSGEGRWTVEAALDHAVPLPAITTSLFARFASRQDDSPQMKMIAALRNQFGGHAVESKE from the coding sequence ATGCAGATCGGTCTTGTGGGTCTCGGCAAGATGGGCGGCAACATGCGCGAGCGCCTGCGCAACGCCGGCCACACCGTCGTCGGCTACGACACCAACCCCGAACTGTCCGACGTCGCGAGCCTGGCCGACCTCGTCGACCAGCTCGACGCGCCGCGCACGGTCTGGGTCATGGTCCCGGCCGGCCACGTCACCCAGCTCGTGATCGACCAGCTGGGCAGCCTGCTCAAGCCGTACGACACGGTGGTCGACGGGGGCAACTCCCGCTGGACGGACGACGAGAAGCACGCCAAGGAGCTGGGCGCGCACGGCATCGGCTTCGTCGACGCGGGCGTCTCCGGCGGCGTGTGGGGTCTGAAGAACGGCTACGCCCTGATGGTCGGCGGCGAGAAGGAGTACGTCGACCGGCTCAAGCCGGTCTTCGAGGCGCTCAAGCCGGAGGGGCCGTACGGCTACGTCCACGCGGGCAAGGTGGGCGCCGGGCACTTCGCGAAGATGGTCCACAACGGCATCGAGTACGCCATGATGCAGGCCTATGCCGAGGGCTGGGAGCTGCTGGAGAAGGTCGAGTCGGTGGACAACGTCCGGGAGGTCTTCCGCTCCTGGCAGGACGGCACGGTCATCCGGTCCTGGCTGCTGGACCTCGCGGTGAACGCCCTCGACGAGGACGAGCACCTGGAGAAGCTGAAGGGGTTCGCGCAGGACTCCGGGGAGGGCCGCTGGACCGTCGAGGCGGCCCTCGACCACGCCGTGCCGCTGCCGGCGATCACCACCTCGCTGTTCGCGCGGTTTGCGTCCCGCCAGGACGACTCCCCGCAGATGAAGATGATCGCGGCGCTGCGCAACCAGTTCGGCGGGCACGCCGTCGAGTCGAAGGAGTAG